A region of Curvibacter sp. AEP1-3 DNA encodes the following proteins:
- a CDS encoding NAD(P) transhydrogenase subunit alpha translates to MEMVSPTILNLIIFVLAIYVGYHVVWTVTPALHTPLMAVTNAISAIVIVGAMLAAALTETTLGKSMGVLAVALAAVNVFGGFMVTRRMLEMFKKKEKKAPNSGAKE, encoded by the coding sequence ATGGAAATGGTTTCCCCCACCATCCTGAACCTGATCATTTTTGTGCTGGCCATTTACGTGGGTTACCACGTGGTCTGGACCGTGACCCCTGCACTGCACACGCCGCTGATGGCCGTGACCAACGCCATTTCTGCCATCGTCATCGTCGGCGCCATGCTGGCCGCTGCGCTGACGGAAACCACCTTGGGCAAATCCATGGGCGTGCTGGCTGTGGCCTTGGCGGCCGTCAATGTGTTCGGCGGTTTCATGGTAACCCGCCGCATGCTGGAAATGTTCAAAAAGAAAGAAAAGAAAGCCCCCAACTCAGGAGCCAAAGAATGA
- a CDS encoding Re/Si-specific NAD(P)(+) transhydrogenase subunit alpha has translation MHIGVPAETLAGETRVAVTPETVKKLKSQGHTVRVQSGAGLAASVTDEAYVAAGAEITDAAGALGSELVLKVRTPVDAEAAMMTPGATLVGMLNPFDAEGLQRLAAAQLNAYALEAAPRTTRAQSMDVLSSQANIAGYKAVMMAADKYQRFFPMLMTAAGTVKAARVVILGVGVAGLQAIATAKRLGAVIEASDVRPSVKEQVESLGAKFIDVPYETDEEKEAAVGVGGYAKPMPQSWLDRQKAEVAKRVAQADVVISTALIPGRAAPTLITEDMVKSMKPGSVIVDIAAGKGPNGGGNCPLSEADKTVVKHGVTLIGETNLPALVAADASSLYARNVLDFLKLIINKEGALHVDLEDDIVAACLVTQGGEVRRK, from the coding sequence ATGCACATAGGCGTACCCGCTGAAACACTGGCGGGAGAGACCCGAGTTGCCGTGACCCCGGAGACAGTGAAGAAACTGAAATCCCAGGGGCACACGGTGCGTGTTCAATCCGGAGCCGGTCTTGCCGCGAGCGTGACTGACGAGGCCTATGTCGCCGCCGGTGCAGAGATTACCGACGCAGCAGGTGCCTTGGGAAGCGAGCTGGTACTCAAGGTACGCACCCCCGTGGACGCGGAGGCAGCAATGATGACCCCTGGTGCCACGCTGGTAGGCATGCTCAATCCGTTCGATGCAGAGGGCCTGCAGCGTCTGGCTGCTGCCCAGCTCAATGCCTATGCGTTAGAAGCGGCACCCCGTACCACCCGTGCGCAAAGCATGGACGTGCTCTCCAGCCAAGCCAACATCGCCGGCTACAAAGCCGTGATGATGGCGGCTGACAAGTACCAACGCTTTTTCCCCATGTTGATGACGGCTGCCGGCACTGTCAAAGCGGCACGCGTTGTCATCCTCGGCGTTGGTGTGGCCGGTTTGCAGGCCATCGCCACTGCCAAGCGCTTGGGCGCAGTGATTGAAGCCTCGGATGTGCGCCCCAGCGTCAAAGAACAGGTCGAATCTCTCGGGGCCAAGTTCATCGACGTGCCTTATGAGACGGATGAAGAGAAAGAAGCCGCTGTCGGCGTGGGCGGATACGCCAAGCCCATGCCCCAGAGCTGGCTGGACCGCCAGAAGGCGGAGGTTGCCAAGCGCGTGGCGCAGGCTGATGTGGTTATCAGCACCGCGCTGATTCCCGGTCGCGCAGCCCCCACGTTGATTACCGAGGACATGGTCAAGTCCATGAAGCCCGGTTCGGTGATTGTGGATATTGCTGCGGGCAAGGGCCCGAACGGTGGCGGTAACTGCCCCCTGTCCGAGGCCGACAAAACCGTCGTCAAACACGGCGTGACCCTGATCGGTGAAACCAATTTGCCTGCGCTGGTAGCGGCGGATGCTTCGTCGCTCTATGCGCGCAACGTGCTGGACTTCCTGAAGTTGATCATCAACAAGGAAGGTGCCTTGCACGTGGACCTGGAAGACGACATCGTGGCAGCCTGCCTGGTGACCCAAGGCGGCGAAGTGCGTCGCAAGTAA
- a CDS encoding NUDIX hydrolase, giving the protein MTERWKPSATVAAVIEQNGRFLLVEEHTPEGLRLNNPAGHLDPGESPVQGCAREVLEETAYPFVPGALVGIYLSRFVRELPDGPQDITYLRFAFCGTVGERIEGKALDHGIVRALWLTPDEIRTSKDRHRSPLLLQCMEDYLRGQRYPLDVIHTDPSVWASLQTLQK; this is encoded by the coding sequence ATGACCGAACGATGGAAACCCAGTGCCACGGTGGCGGCAGTGATTGAGCAGAACGGCCGCTTTCTTCTGGTGGAGGAGCACACCCCCGAAGGCCTGCGACTCAACAACCCCGCCGGTCACCTGGACCCGGGTGAGTCTCCCGTCCAAGGCTGCGCACGCGAGGTACTGGAAGAAACGGCTTACCCCTTTGTACCCGGCGCACTGGTAGGGATCTACCTTTCGCGGTTCGTGCGCGAGCTGCCGGACGGCCCGCAAGACATTACCTACCTGCGCTTTGCTTTTTGCGGCACCGTTGGCGAACGAATCGAAGGCAAGGCGCTGGACCACGGTATCGTGCGGGCCCTGTGGCTGACGCCGGATGAAATCCGCACTAGCAAGGACCGGCATCGCAGTCCCTTGTTGCTCCAGTGCATGGAAGACTATCTGCGCGGCCAACGCTACCCGCTGGATGTGATTCACACCGATCCCAGCGTTTGGGCATCTTTGCAAACGCTACAAAAATAA